In the Flavobacteriales bacterium genome, CACGGTACTGGAAAACTTGTCAGGATCGGATGGCTCAAGGTAGTGCTGGACCTTGCGGCACGGCGCCATCACAGGCCCAAAGTTCTTCACATGCGTCGGGCTGAACAAACTGCCCACCACGCTGCATCACCGCGCATACCCCTATTTTCGACCAATGGTCAGTGACGCAGGCACGTTGACGGCGGTCAAGGAGGATGCGGTCCGAGCGGGAGGACCCGCCCCCGTATCGCTACGCCTGTATACCATCGGCTATGAAGGCCTTTCGTTGAACGCCTTTATGGACCTGCTGACCAACGCAGGCGTGGCGGTGTTGTGTGATGTGCGCCGCAATGCCTTCAGCATGAAGCGCGGCTTCAAGAAGGGGCAATTGGCGGAAGCCTGCGAGAGCGTGGGCATCCGCTACGAGCACCTGCCCGGGCTGGGCATCGCCAGCAACGAGCGGAAGGACCTGGCGACACAGGCCGACCGTGACGCGCTTTTCCGGCGCTATGTGGGTTCCACGCTTTCCGCATCGAGCCACGAACAGGACCGGATCGTGGAACTCCTTGCCGATCATGGTCGCGTGGCCATCATGTGCTTCGAGGCCGATCCCGCGACCTGCCATCGCTCACACCTCGCGGCCACGCTCGAAGCGTCGCATCCAGGGCTCATCACCGTGCATCATTTACGCGCTTCCTGATCCTGCATGGCCTACACGGAGGATAACCTGGTGCAGCAGACCACCGCCGAGTACCTGGAACAGGAGCTCGGCTGGGACAGCGTCTATGCCTACGACCGGGAGACCTTCGGAGAGGGCAGCTTGCTGGGGCGTGCCAGCGACCGGGACATGGTGCTGGTGCGCGACTTGGAAGCGGCTTTGCGTCGCCTGAACAAGGACCTACCCGATGAGGCCTACACCGAGGCGGTGAAGCGCCTGACGGTGTACAGCGAAAGCCAGACTCTGCTGCAGACCAACCGGGAGCTGTACGAGCTGATCCTGGACGGGGTGCAGGTACACTACCGCGCCGCCGACGGCACGTTGAAGTCCACGCGGCTGAAGGTGATCGACTTCGATGAGCCGGGGAACAACCGCTTCCTGTGCGTGCGCGAGTTGTGGATACGCGGCCACTACCACCGCCGTCGCGCGGACATCATCGGATTCGTGAACGGGCTGCCCCTGCTCTTCATGGAACTGAAGAACATCCACAAGGACCTGCGCGCCGCCCACGACCGCAACCTGAAGGACTACAAGGACACGGTGCCGCACCTGTTCCACCACAACGCCTTCATTGTACTGGCAAACGGCGAGAAGGCGAAGCTGGGCTCCTTGAGCAGCAAGTACGAACACTTCCACGAGTGGAAGCGCCTGCACGAGGAGGATGCCGGCGTGGTGGACATGGAGACGCTGCTGAAGGGCGTGTGCAACCAACGCGACTTCCTGGACCTGCTGGAGAACTTCATCCTTTTTGACGAGAGCAGCGGCAAGCTGGCCAAGATCGTGGCGCGCAACCACCAGTTCCTGGGCGTGAACCGCGCCATGGACGCGGTGCGCCAGCGCCGGGAGCGCAAGGGCAAGCTGGGCACCTTCTGGCACACGCAGGGCGCGGGCAAGAGCTACAGCATGGTCTACTTCGCCCGCAAGGTGCGGCGCAAGATCAGCGGCGGCTTCACCTTCATCGTGCTCACCGACCGCGACGACCTGGACAAGCAGATCTACGACACCTTCGCCGGCTGCGGCGTGGTGAACAACGACACGGAGCGCTGCCGTGCGGGCAGCGGCAGCGAGCTGCGGTCCATGCTGAAGGAGCACAAGGCCTATGTGTTCACCCTGATCCAGAAGTTCAACAAGGACGTGGACCCGGCGAGCCCGTGGACGGAGCGCGACGATGTGATCGTGATGAGCGACGAGGCCCACCGGAGCCAGTACGGCCGTCTGGCGCTGAACATGCGCAACGCGCTGAGCAAGGCGAGCTTCATCGGCTTCACCGGCACACCGCTCTTCAAGAACGATGAGATCACCAGCCAGGTCTTCGGCGATTACATCAGCCAGTACGACTTCGGCCGGGCCGTGGAGGACGGCGCCACCGTGCCGCTTTACTACGATGCACGCGGCGAGAAGCTGGGCATTACCACCCGCGAACTGAACGAGAAGATCGCGGGCAAGCTGGAGGAGCTGGAGATCGAGGATGTGGATACGGCCGCCAAGCTGGAACAGGCCCTGCGCAGCGAGTACCACATCTACACGGCCTCCAAGCGCTTGGATGCCATCGCACGCGACTTCGTGCAGCACTACAGCACCGCCTGGCAGAGCGGCAAGGCCATGCTGGTGTGTTTGGACAAGCTGACCTGCGGCCGCATGTATGCCCTCATCGAGCGCTATTGGGCCGAGCGGATCGCGGAGCTGGAGCGATCCATCGCGAAACTGGAGGACGAACAGCAGGTGCAGTTGGTGCAGCGTCAGGTCAAGTGGATGCGGGAGACCCGCATGGCCGCGATCTTCAGCCAGGAGCAGAACGAGGTGGACAAGTTCCGTCAATGGGACTTGGACGTGCTGCCCCACCGGCAGCTGATGAACGACGGCTTCGAGACGCCGGATGGGAAGCGCATCGCCGTGGATGATGCCTTCAAGAAAGACGAGCATCCCTTCCGCATCGCCATCGTGTGCGCCATGTGGCTCACGGGCTTCGATGTGCCCAGCCTGAGCACCCTGTACCTGGACAAGCCCTTGAAGGCCCACACGCTGATGCAGGCCATTGCGCGCGCGAACCGGGTCTATGAAGGCAAGGTGAACGGCCTGATCGTGGATTACAACGGCATCACCCGCAGCCTTCGGGAGGCCTTGGTCACTTATGCGGGCAAGGAGGGGCAACCGGGTCCGGGACCAACAACCGGCGGTGGTGAGGATGAAGAGGGACCGATCAAGCCGGCGGAGGAGTTCCTCATCCCCCAGCTTGTGGAAGCCATCGAGGGCGTTAAGCAGTACGTGAAGGAACTGGGGCAGGACCTCGATGCGATCGGTGCAGCCAAGGGCTTCCACCGGATCAAGGCCATCGCGGACGTGAAGAACGCAGTGAACACCAACGACGAGTCGCGCAAGCGCTTCGAGGTGATGGCCCGCGAGGTGTTCAAGCGGTTCAAAGCGTGCATCACGTTCCCGGAGCATGTGAATCCATACCGCCACGATTACGACGCGATCAACGTGGTGTACAAGACCCTGCAGGAGGACCGTGATGCGACCAACATCGATGCGATCCTGAAGACCTTGCAGGGCATCGTTGACGAGGCCATCGACATCAAGCCGTCCCTGGCCGCCGAGCCCAAGCCCTACGACATCAGCAAGGTGGACTTCGAGCGGCTGCGCAAGGAGTTCGAGAAGAGCGCCCACAAGCAAAGCGCGGTGCAGCAGCTGAAGGACCTGATCGAGAAGAAGCTCGGGCGACTCATCCGCACCAACCCCCTGCGCACCGACTTCCAGGAGCACTACCAGGAGATCATCGACCGCTACAACCGCGAGAAGGACCGCCTGACCATCGAGCAGACCTTCGAGGAACTCCTGAAGTTCACCGAAGCCCTGGATGAAGAGCAGGACCGCGCGATCCGGGAAGGGCTGGACGAGGAATCACTGGCCCTTTACGATCTGTTGCGCAAGGATGGCTTGACAAAGAAGGACACGGAGCGCATCAAGCAAGTAGCCGCCGAGCTGCTGGAGAAGCTGAAGGCCGAGAAGCTGAAGGTGGACCAATGGCGCGAGAAAGAAGCCACCCGCGACG is a window encoding:
- a CDS encoding DUF488 domain-containing protein is translated as MVSDAGTLTAVKEDAVRAGGPAPVSLRLYTIGYEGLSLNAFMDLLTNAGVAVLCDVRRNAFSMKRGFKKGQLAEACESVGIRYEHLPGLGIASNERKDLATQADRDALFRRYVGSTLSASSHEQDRIVELLADHGRVAIMCFEADPATCHRSHLAATLEASHPGLITVHHLRAS
- a CDS encoding type I restriction endonuclease subunit R, giving the protein MAYTEDNLVQQTTAEYLEQELGWDSVYAYDRETFGEGSLLGRASDRDMVLVRDLEAALRRLNKDLPDEAYTEAVKRLTVYSESQTLLQTNRELYELILDGVQVHYRAADGTLKSTRLKVIDFDEPGNNRFLCVRELWIRGHYHRRRADIIGFVNGLPLLFMELKNIHKDLRAAHDRNLKDYKDTVPHLFHHNAFIVLANGEKAKLGSLSSKYEHFHEWKRLHEEDAGVVDMETLLKGVCNQRDFLDLLENFILFDESSGKLAKIVARNHQFLGVNRAMDAVRQRRERKGKLGTFWHTQGAGKSYSMVYFARKVRRKISGGFTFIVLTDRDDLDKQIYDTFAGCGVVNNDTERCRAGSGSELRSMLKEHKAYVFTLIQKFNKDVDPASPWTERDDVIVMSDEAHRSQYGRLALNMRNALSKASFIGFTGTPLFKNDEITSQVFGDYISQYDFGRAVEDGATVPLYYDARGEKLGITTRELNEKIAGKLEELEIEDVDTAAKLEQALRSEYHIYTASKRLDAIARDFVQHYSTAWQSGKAMLVCLDKLTCGRMYALIERYWAERIAELERSIAKLEDEQQVQLVQRQVKWMRETRMAAIFSQEQNEVDKFRQWDLDVLPHRQLMNDGFETPDGKRIAVDDAFKKDEHPFRIAIVCAMWLTGFDVPSLSTLYLDKPLKAHTLMQAIARANRVYEGKVNGLIVDYNGITRSLREALVTYAGKEGQPGPGPTTGGGEDEEGPIKPAEEFLIPQLVEAIEGVKQYVKELGQDLDAIGAAKGFHRIKAIADVKNAVNTNDESRKRFEVMAREVFKRFKACITFPEHVNPYRHDYDAINVVYKTLQEDRDATNIDAILKTLQGIVDEAIDIKPSLAAEPKPYDISKVDFERLRKEFEKSAHKQSAVQQLKDLIEKKLGRLIRTNPLRTDFQEHYQEIIDRYNREKDRLTIEQTFEELLKFTEALDEEQDRAIREGLDEESLALYDLLRKDGLTKKDTERIKQVAAELLEKLKAEKLKVDQWREKEATRDAVHMTIYDFLYDDRTGLPAEAYTEDEVKERADRVYWHVVGQYGGNNSAFV